In Thermococcus thioreducens, a genomic segment contains:
- a CDS encoding TIGR00375 family protein produces the protein MQVDADLHIHSRYSKAVSKSMTVPNLAENARFKGLGIVGTGDILNPKWEEELLRYTEKVDEGTYERNGVRFILTAEVEDRRRVHHLLIFPSISTVREMREELREHSGDIEAEGRPRINLSAAEIAEVANELGVLIGPAHAFTPWTALYKEYNSLKEAYQGAKVHFLELGLSADSEMADRIKAHHSLTYLSNSDAHSPMPHRLGREFNRFEVKDATFEEIRKAILKRGGRKIVLNAGLDPRLGKYHLTACSRCYAKYSPEDARAFRWRCPKCGGRIKKGVHDRILELADIEERPEDRPPYLRLAPLAEIIAMVIGKGVETKAVRVIWERFLEEFGSEIRVLVDVPLEGLAEVHEEVAKAIWAYRENKLIVIPGGGGKYGEIRLPEEIKRARIEDLEVLEVEVPEEEYRPKQTSLMKFLEGSREVK, from the coding sequence ATGCAGGTTGATGCCGACCTTCACATACATTCCCGCTACTCGAAGGCGGTCTCAAAATCCATGACGGTTCCAAACCTCGCCGAGAACGCCAGGTTCAAGGGCCTTGGAATAGTCGGAACGGGAGACATACTCAACCCAAAGTGGGAAGAGGAACTGTTGAGATACACCGAAAAGGTTGACGAGGGAACCTACGAGAGGAACGGAGTCCGCTTCATCCTCACAGCGGAAGTTGAGGACAGGAGGAGGGTTCACCACCTTCTCATTTTTCCGAGCATCTCAACCGTCCGGGAGATGAGGGAGGAGCTGAGGGAGCATTCAGGGGATATAGAGGCCGAAGGGAGGCCGAGGATTAACCTTTCCGCGGCGGAGATAGCCGAGGTAGCGAACGAGCTCGGCGTCCTGATAGGGCCGGCACATGCATTCACGCCCTGGACGGCCCTTTACAAAGAGTACAACAGCCTCAAGGAGGCATACCAGGGAGCAAAGGTCCATTTTCTTGAGCTCGGCCTCTCGGCAGACTCTGAGATGGCCGACAGGATAAAGGCCCACCACTCGCTGACATACCTCAGCAACAGCGACGCCCACTCACCAATGCCCCACCGCCTCGGGAGGGAGTTCAACCGCTTCGAGGTCAAAGATGCAACCTTTGAGGAGATACGGAAGGCCATTCTCAAAAGGGGAGGTAGAAAAATCGTCCTCAACGCCGGCCTTGACCCGAGACTGGGCAAGTACCACCTTACCGCCTGCTCCCGCTGTTACGCAAAGTACTCGCCGGAGGATGCGAGGGCGTTCAGGTGGAGGTGTCCGAAGTGCGGCGGCAGGATAAAGAAGGGTGTCCACGACAGGATCCTTGAGCTGGCCGACATTGAGGAGAGGCCAGAAGACAGACCTCCATACCTCCGCCTGGCTCCGCTCGCTGAGATAATCGCAATGGTTATTGGAAAAGGAGTCGAGACAAAGGCCGTAAGGGTTATCTGGGAGCGCTTTTTGGAGGAGTTCGGGAGCGAGATAAGGGTTCTCGTCGATGTCCCGCTTGAGGGTCTGGCCGAAGTCCACGAGGAGGTTGCAAAGGCCATCTGGGCCTACAGAGAGAACAAGCTCATAGTGATTCCCGGTGGCGGAGGAAAATACGGAGAGATAAGACTGCCGGAGGAAATAAAAAGAGCCAGAATAGAAGACCTCGAAGTCCTTGAGGTCGAAGTTCCAGAGGAGGAATACCGGCCGAAGCAGACGAGCCTCATGAAGTTCCTCGAAGGAAGCCGGGAGGTTAAGTGA
- a CDS encoding chloride channel protein has product MTSKRDYLKKWGLVIAFSILAGLVGGLGAVVFRLFIGMVHGFFFERLLPIVSYNVEGFNIGYVLLPTLGAFIVTFFVIKCPEIKGNGIPEVVEAVIFKGGNIPGKFAVLKTIATAITIGSGGSVGREGPIGFIGAALTSILARWFNLSKEMKKLLVTCGLAAGIAGTFNTPLAGAMFALEVVYMGAFSINLVPIFIAAVTGNALTLAVLNRAVEIDVPGGIGHTLFELPLFFLLGLFLGILAAFYARFLYGMVDRFSKAKVPEMMKPTIGGFGVGVLGMLFPVYGIFGIGYEGMRMAFYGELAIGLLVTLGLVKMLATALTLGSGQSGGVFAPSLYIGTMFGAAFGQIVKAFLPAHASNPSVYALAGMAAFFSGMTQAPLTQILMVTELTRSYAVLPAVMTSATIGFLTARFFLRGESIYTLKLIRKGYHVMTGKPVILETISVGEIMTREPVYVTEDQTLFDVEHLIGETGHDCFPVVNENMEVVGIIGIKDVLKKSPSVKRMPVKRFIRRPYGVTYPTETAEDAFEKLMAYDQNLLPVLESPGSRKLVGVVTKRDIYRAYYRGLEGMYIE; this is encoded by the coding sequence ATGACATCGAAACGCGACTATCTCAAAAAGTGGGGCCTTGTCATCGCCTTCTCCATTCTGGCCGGCCTGGTGGGTGGCTTAGGTGCGGTAGTCTTTAGGCTATTCATAGGGATGGTTCACGGGTTTTTCTTCGAGCGGCTTCTCCCGATCGTTTCTTACAACGTGGAGGGCTTTAACATCGGCTACGTTCTCCTACCAACCCTCGGTGCGTTCATAGTTACGTTCTTCGTGATCAAGTGCCCCGAAATCAAGGGAAACGGCATTCCGGAGGTTGTAGAGGCGGTCATATTTAAAGGCGGTAATATCCCCGGAAAGTTTGCCGTTCTGAAAACGATAGCCACCGCCATAACCATAGGCTCTGGGGGAAGCGTTGGACGCGAGGGGCCAATAGGCTTCATCGGCGCGGCTTTAACGTCAATCCTCGCCCGCTGGTTCAACCTGTCCAAGGAAATGAAAAAGCTCCTCGTCACCTGTGGTCTGGCGGCAGGTATAGCGGGCACCTTCAACACACCTCTGGCAGGAGCGATGTTCGCCCTTGAAGTCGTCTACATGGGCGCTTTCTCGATAAACCTCGTGCCCATATTCATCGCCGCCGTCACCGGCAACGCACTTACCCTTGCCGTCCTCAACAGGGCGGTGGAGATAGATGTTCCGGGCGGGATAGGGCATACGCTCTTTGAGCTCCCACTGTTCTTCCTCCTTGGACTGTTTCTCGGTATCCTCGCCGCGTTCTATGCCCGGTTCCTTTACGGGATGGTTGACAGGTTCTCAAAGGCCAAAGTGCCCGAAATGATGAAGCCCACAATAGGTGGTTTTGGTGTCGGCGTTCTCGGAATGCTGTTTCCGGTTTACGGCATATTCGGAATAGGCTACGAAGGTATGAGAATGGCCTTCTACGGGGAGCTGGCGATAGGGCTCCTCGTAACTCTCGGACTGGTCAAGATGCTGGCCACCGCCCTGACCCTTGGCTCGGGACAGAGCGGCGGCGTCTTTGCCCCGAGCCTCTACATAGGGACGATGTTTGGGGCGGCATTTGGCCAGATCGTAAAGGCATTTCTACCGGCCCACGCGTCTAACCCATCCGTCTACGCTTTAGCCGGAATGGCGGCCTTTTTCAGCGGTATGACGCAGGCACCGCTGACTCAGATACTGATGGTCACCGAGCTGACGAGGAGCTACGCCGTTCTGCCCGCGGTGATGACCTCCGCTACCATAGGCTTTCTCACGGCAAGGTTCTTCCTCAGGGGAGAGTCCATCTACACCCTCAAGCTCATCAGGAAAGGCTACCACGTAATGACGGGAAAACCGGTCATCCTTGAGACCATCTCCGTTGGAGAGATAATGACCCGCGAGCCGGTTTACGTCACCGAAGACCAGACTCTCTTTGACGTGGAGCACCTGATAGGGGAAACCGGACACGACTGCTTCCCCGTGGTCAACGAGAACATGGAGGTCGTGGGCATAATCGGCATAAAGGACGTCCTGAAAAAGTCCCCCAGCGTTAAGAGGATGCCGGTGAAGCGATTCATCCGCCGGCCTTACGGAGTAACGTACCCGACTGAAACTGCTGAGGATGCCTTTGAGAAGCTCATGGCCTACGACCAGAACCTCCTGCCCGTTCTGGAAAGCCCGGGGAGCAGAAAGCTCGTTGGTGTCGTCACAAAGAGGGATATATACCGTGCCTACTACCGCGGCCTGGAGGGTATGTACATAGAATGA
- a CDS encoding NosD domain-containing protein, with protein MGTKLGIAIMMVVLVLLSHPNFLGKGSADTVTWIPVSSCTLINQSGYYILTDDITESENMICILITASNVVFDGMGHRVGGLGNYHTIGVYAQGSGALVNVTVRNLVVFEWFHGIYYKNVRTGEIGNNTVTSTYGVGIFLWDSNEVVVRDNTVDSNYGQGIFLHNSSHSAVVNNSANSNYDGITLSDMSDFNLVSGNNAGSNANKGISIDGSSSNTLTSNYVSGNGYVGVSLQKATENRIYWNRIASNRDHGIRLISSRNNSIAGNDVVLNGRDGIALELSTQNTISGNIITENRFRGVSLWRHSGHNRVASNTIMSNGDVGISIDSSSGNTIVHNNVSSNEYGITIILSKDNLIYDNYFDNTKNAQADRQNRWNIEKTVGTNIIGGPCLGGNYWSDYSGRDTDGDGFGDTMLPYTSGGSILNGGDYLPLVPVSENASCAPATTVSTTSTVSPSPTASPITTSSPTPSTSTVSSPSTTSSTSIPSITTPTTTSEEGESTTSGTSKEKTAICGTALLLGLTPTPFILRRLNGRNRE; from the coding sequence ATGGGAACAAAGCTCGGGATTGCGATCATGATGGTGGTTCTGGTTTTGTTATCTCATCCAAACTTTTTAGGAAAGGGTTCCGCAGATACCGTTACCTGGATTCCCGTGAGCTCATGCACCCTCATAAACCAGTCCGGATACTACATCCTCACCGACGACATAACCGAGAGCGAGAATATGATATGCATTCTGATAACCGCTAGCAACGTTGTTTTTGACGGCATGGGGCACAGAGTTGGTGGGTTGGGGAACTACCACACGATAGGAGTCTATGCTCAGGGTTCAGGGGCCTTGGTCAACGTCACCGTCAGAAACCTGGTGGTCTTTGAATGGTTTCATGGGATATACTACAAAAACGTTAGGACGGGGGAAATCGGAAACAACACCGTAACATCGACCTATGGAGTGGGGATATTCCTGTGGGACTCCAATGAAGTCGTGGTGAGGGACAACACCGTGGACTCAAACTACGGTCAGGGGATATTCCTCCACAATTCCAGCCACAGTGCAGTGGTAAACAACAGTGCGAACTCCAATTACGATGGAATAACCCTCAGCGACATGAGTGATTTCAACCTCGTTTCAGGGAACAATGCAGGTTCCAACGCCAACAAAGGCATCTCAATAGACGGTTCAAGCAGCAACACCTTAACCAGCAACTATGTAAGTGGAAACGGATACGTGGGTGTGTCCCTCCAGAAGGCAACGGAAAACAGAATATACTGGAACAGGATAGCCTCCAACCGCGACCACGGGATCCGGCTTATTTCAAGTCGGAACAACTCAATCGCCGGCAACGATGTGGTGCTGAACGGCAGAGACGGAATTGCCCTTGAGTTGTCCACCCAAAATACCATCTCAGGGAACATAATTACCGAAAACCGTTTCCGTGGAGTCTCCCTCTGGAGGCACAGCGGGCACAACCGGGTGGCCAGCAACACGATAATGAGCAACGGGGATGTAGGGATATCGATTGACTCCTCCAGCGGAAACACCATTGTCCACAACAACGTTAGCTCCAACGAATACGGGATCACCATCATCCTCTCCAAAGACAACTTAATCTACGACAACTACTTTGACAACACGAAGAACGCACAGGCGGACAGGCAAAACCGGTGGAATATCGAGAAGACTGTCGGCACGAACATAATCGGGGGCCCCTGTCTCGGGGGCAACTACTGGAGCGACTATTCCGGCAGGGATACTGATGGAGACGGCTTCGGGGACACCATGCTGCCGTACACTTCCGGGGGAAGCATTTTGAACGGTGGAGACTACCTCCCCCTCGTCCCGGTTTCGGAAAACGCGTCCTGCGCCCCCGCTACGACCGTATCAACGACATCAACGGTTTCTCCTTCCCCCACAGCTTCACCCATCACCACCTCATCCCCTACTCCCTCCACAAGCACCGTTAGTTCACCAAGCACAACATCATCAACCTCCATCCCCTCGATAACCACTCCAACGACGACTTCGGAAGAGGGTGAGAGCACAACCTCGGGCACAAGTAAGGAAAAGACAGCTATATGCGGTACTGCTTTGCTGTTGGGGTTGACGCCAACACCATTCATCCTTAGGAGGCTGAACGGAAGAAATAGAGAATAG
- a CDS encoding cation:proton antiporter, whose amino-acid sequence METVTWLLFSIGVSLILAKIGDSIIERLELPGVLGELLMGMLLGNLVYFGIVAPQYLPIVSGEGFTTDLTVVSNFLAKLGIIFLLFLGALDADIEQLKKTGLTATVSTLLGVFVPLLIGWFALMEMGYPSREAFAGGVLLTATSIGITVRVMMDLGVLKSEVGAASLSASVMDDFLGIALVIFAVGSGSLIELSAKIVAFFIITGVIWWFLVEYYIKFAERLHVEKGILGTVLGMMFLFAALAEGWFAAAIEGAFMMGLVLSRLPEGKRIMEDVKAIGYGLLIPFFFVHTGAMLNLTVFENAKALVLAAVLTAIAVFGKVAGRGFGAWITAWGRGRDFLFTRENFWMSLQMGIGSVPRTEVALVDLMVAIHGGAISPEHAPEFIAATLIFITVSVLITPPLLKWAFRHEIETARSAKAARKVERIESTKKRIKELKGAQ is encoded by the coding sequence ATGGAAACAGTAACCTGGCTTTTGTTTTCAATAGGGGTATCCCTGATCCTGGCGAAGATAGGGGACAGCATAATAGAGAGACTTGAGCTACCGGGAGTCCTCGGAGAACTCCTCATGGGGATGCTCCTCGGAAACCTCGTCTATTTCGGGATAGTCGCCCCCCAGTATCTTCCGATAGTCAGCGGAGAGGGCTTTACCACGGATTTAACCGTTGTTTCCAACTTCCTAGCCAAGCTGGGTATAATCTTCCTGCTGTTCCTCGGTGCCCTCGACGCTGACATCGAGCAGCTCAAGAAAACCGGGCTTACTGCAACGGTCTCCACGCTCCTTGGAGTCTTTGTACCGCTCCTCATAGGCTGGTTTGCCCTCATGGAGATGGGGTACCCGAGCAGGGAGGCCTTTGCCGGGGGTGTTCTGCTCACAGCAACGAGCATCGGGATAACAGTCCGCGTCATGATGGATTTGGGCGTTCTCAAGAGTGAGGTCGGGGCGGCTTCGCTCAGCGCAAGCGTTATGGACGACTTCTTAGGCATAGCCCTTGTGATATTCGCAGTCGGAAGTGGAAGCCTGATAGAGCTGAGCGCCAAGATAGTTGCGTTTTTCATAATAACCGGTGTCATCTGGTGGTTCCTCGTTGAATACTATATAAAATTCGCCGAGAGGCTTCACGTGGAAAAGGGCATACTGGGGACAGTTCTCGGTATGATGTTCCTCTTCGCCGCCCTGGCTGAGGGCTGGTTTGCAGCTGCCATCGAAGGAGCGTTTATGATGGGCCTCGTGCTCTCAAGGCTCCCAGAAGGAAAGCGCATTATGGAGGACGTAAAGGCAATAGGCTACGGTTTGCTCATACCGTTCTTCTTCGTCCACACGGGGGCGATGCTGAATCTCACGGTGTTCGAGAACGCGAAGGCACTCGTTCTGGCGGCAGTCCTGACGGCCATAGCGGTTTTTGGAAAGGTCGCAGGAAGGGGATTTGGGGCATGGATAACCGCATGGGGCCGCGGCAGGGACTTTCTCTTTACCAGGGAGAACTTCTGGATGTCCCTCCAGATGGGCATCGGTTCGGTTCCAAGGACTGAAGTGGCTCTCGTTGACCTCATGGTGGCAATCCACGGTGGTGCGATAAGCCCGGAGCACGCCCCGGAGTTCATAGCGGCGACGCTGATATTCATAACGGTATCGGTGCTGATAACCCCGCCCCTGCTCAAATGGGCGTTCAGGCACGAAATAGAAACGGCCAGAAGCGCAAAGGCCGCCCGGAAAGTCGAGAGGATAGAGAGCACGAAGAAGAGGATAAAAGAACTGAAGGGAGCTCAGTAA
- a CDS encoding CBS domain-containing protein, with the protein MEVEAALESFHSLTLANIMPRLETMPVVTADADLLSVLKILRSRHHVWVVESRENMKLVGVIRYIDVIDVLLPPEAHKFKLGMTSKIMRSMLGGATKAEDVAERHVLTIDKDATVLDALMKMRKYRVQVLAVVEDGKLVGEVSLRILIDELLRLLRVGGAQWKQ; encoded by the coding sequence ATGGAAGTCGAGGCGGCCCTCGAAAGCTTTCACTCCCTCACTCTGGCTAACATCATGCCCAGACTTGAGACAATGCCCGTGGTCACCGCAGATGCAGACCTCCTCAGCGTCCTCAAAATACTGCGGAGCAGGCACCACGTCTGGGTTGTTGAGAGCAGGGAGAACATGAAGCTCGTGGGCGTCATCCGGTACATCGACGTCATAGACGTCCTTCTTCCCCCTGAGGCGCACAAGTTCAAACTGGGCATGACCAGCAAGATAATGCGCTCTATGCTCGGGGGCGCCACCAAGGCTGAAGACGTCGCCGAGCGGCACGTGCTCACTATAGACAAAGATGCCACGGTTCTCGATGCCCTTATGAAGATGCGCAAGTACAGGGTACAGGTGCTGGCCGTCGTAGAGGACGGAAAACTTGTGGGCGAGGTGAGTCTTCGCATACTGATAGATGAACTGCTGAGGCTGCTCCGGGTGGGTGGGGCACAATGGAAACAGTAA
- a CDS encoding cation:proton antiporter has protein sequence MVPTDVIARVLIAVLGAGILSMLLSRRFNISYVPLFIIFGMVLGPITAWMPRPVAHELFDYVRVFGLVMILFTEGHNLSWRMLKRNMSTIVTLDTVGLLITALLSAWFFSWVFDAPFLVGFLFGAIISATDPATLIPLFRQHRVKQDIETTIVTESIFNDPLGIVLTTVAIAMFVPQASGGIFASLSSAAGLYGGAVLYFLYEVGVSIAVGFVLGMFGYWFIKKTAIFEFPEIEIFSLLLAFTGFFLGESLQASGYLVATVTGIVLGNYKIIGKRENPAIMDRVLRAVEKEVEFNESLAAIATVFIFVLLGASLNLDLLTGNVLRSVLVAFFIMAVARPLASLPLLKWWNPREYLFIALEGPRGIVPSALAALPLSLAVKYLGGELSVYWGDVILATTVIVVLASVITETLWLPFLRAKLLRTETVQDRMENYEKMKHELKAS, from the coding sequence ATGGTGCCAACGGATGTTATAGCCAGGGTGCTCATAGCAGTACTCGGTGCGGGCATACTCTCAATGCTTCTCAGCAGACGGTTTAACATATCTTACGTCCCCCTCTTCATAATATTCGGAATGGTTCTTGGTCCGATAACCGCGTGGATGCCGAGGCCGGTTGCGCATGAGCTCTTTGACTACGTTAGGGTCTTTGGTCTGGTGATGATACTCTTTACTGAGGGGCACAACCTGAGCTGGAGGATGCTAAAACGGAACATGAGTACGATAGTGACTCTAGACACTGTTGGACTCCTCATAACAGCCCTTCTCTCCGCATGGTTCTTCTCGTGGGTCTTTGATGCTCCGTTTCTGGTTGGCTTTCTCTTCGGTGCTATAATAAGCGCCACCGACCCGGCGACGCTGATACCCCTCTTCCGTCAGCACAGGGTTAAGCAGGACATCGAGACGACCATAGTAACCGAGTCCATATTCAACGACCCGCTCGGCATAGTCCTGACAACCGTTGCGATAGCGATGTTCGTTCCCCAGGCCAGCGGTGGCATATTTGCCTCCCTGAGCTCCGCTGCTGGCCTCTACGGGGGGGCAGTTCTGTACTTCCTTTACGAGGTTGGGGTGTCCATCGCGGTCGGCTTCGTTCTTGGAATGTTCGGTTACTGGTTCATCAAGAAGACGGCTATATTCGAGTTCCCGGAGATAGAGATATTCTCTCTTCTCCTAGCCTTTACTGGTTTCTTTCTTGGGGAGTCCCTTCAGGCTTCAGGATATCTCGTTGCAACGGTCACTGGAATAGTGCTCGGAAACTACAAGATAATCGGAAAGAGAGAGAACCCGGCAATCATGGATCGGGTTCTCAGGGCGGTGGAGAAGGAGGTCGAGTTCAACGAGAGCCTCGCAGCGATAGCCACGGTGTTCATCTTTGTGCTCCTCGGGGCCAGCCTGAACCTCGACCTCCTGACCGGAAACGTCCTGAGGAGTGTACTTGTCGCTTTCTTTATTATGGCGGTTGCGAGGCCCCTTGCATCGTTGCCCCTCCTCAAATGGTGGAACCCAAGGGAATACCTCTTCATAGCCCTCGAAGGGCCCAGGGGCATAGTTCCTTCCGCTCTGGCGGCGCTCCCACTGTCTCTGGCAGTGAAGTACCTGGGTGGAGAGCTCAGCGTTTACTGGGGCGATGTAATCCTGGCTACCACGGTCATAGTTGTCCTCGCCTCCGTTATAACCGAGACACTGTGGCTGCCCTTCCTCAGGGCAAAGCTCCTGAGAACCGAGACTGTACAGGACAGGATGGAGAACTACGAGAAGATGAAGCACGAGCTGAAAGCTTCCTAA
- the speB gene encoding agmatinase gives MEFLYTYKTLKLEFPLSEPEKAKFVILGIPFDGTTSFKPGARFGPTLIRHATLNLESYILDYDVDIAELPIADIGDIAVVAGDPRKTADRVRDTLEELKRINPDALPILLGGEHSQTLGAVEALRPASYVVFDAHLDLRDSYEDNPYNHACVARRIGELGVREAMFGIRSGTREEVVYAEENGIPWVHARDYDFDAFVELVKPLPEPVYLSVDVDVFDLSLVPSTGTPEAGGLGFWEVVEAMEWLVENKRIAGFDIMEVGGNELGDITALTAAKLLFHFMGAKGSL, from the coding sequence ATGGAGTTCCTGTACACCTATAAAACGCTCAAGCTCGAATTTCCGCTTTCCGAGCCTGAAAAAGCAAAGTTCGTAATTCTCGGCATCCCCTTCGACGGGACGACCAGTTTTAAGCCCGGGGCGAGGTTTGGACCAACCCTGATCAGGCACGCAACGCTCAACCTCGAGAGCTACATACTTGACTATGACGTCGACATAGCCGAACTCCCCATAGCGGACATAGGGGACATTGCCGTCGTCGCCGGCGACCCCCGAAAGACCGCGGACAGGGTCAGAGATACCCTTGAGGAGCTTAAACGCATAAATCCCGACGCCCTGCCAATACTCCTGGGCGGCGAGCACTCCCAGACCCTCGGAGCCGTTGAGGCACTCAGGCCGGCCAGCTACGTCGTCTTCGACGCCCACCTCGACCTCAGGGACAGCTACGAGGACAACCCATACAACCACGCCTGCGTGGCGAGAAGAATAGGGGAGCTGGGAGTGAGGGAGGCGATGTTCGGAATACGGAGCGGAACAAGGGAGGAGGTAGTCTACGCAGAAGAGAACGGAATCCCGTGGGTGCACGCGAGGGACTACGACTTCGATGCTTTCGTTGAGCTGGTGAAGCCCCTCCCCGAGCCTGTGTATCTCTCGGTTGATGTAGACGTCTTCGATCTTTCGCTCGTCCCCTCAACCGGAACCCCCGAGGCGGGGGGACTGGGCTTCTGGGAGGTCGTGGAAGCCATGGAGTGGCTCGTGGAAAACAAGAGAATAGCAGGCTTCGACATCATGGAGGTTGGGGGAAACGAACTCGGGGACATCACCGCCCTGACAGCCGCAAAGCTCCTCTTCCACTTCATGGGAGCGAAGGGCAGCCTCTGA
- a CDS encoding glycoside hydrolase family 65 protein translates to MKFRFRLSGYSPEEEAVYGTVLTLGNGHLGVRGEVELEPTIYGTTIAGVYDDAPYFYREIVNAPRVVGLQLMFNGEPLNLSTHRILRYERELDIEKGTLKTWVELETRKGVRIDYESTRIVHGKRKNLIILRFRLRASQDGLLTILNPIELDTANPSYRGEILVRHYSVEELKCDGEAVYAHIRTLDGRYHVGIASSIFTPWNHERSTVKNTRLIGEVLTLNVEGGKEYEFVKYVVVSSIGRGDMRSAVLRELRESKRKGFERLYEEHVEYWKKIWDRAWVEIEGDEDAERGLAFSLFHLVQSLPRDGRISLTARGIHGFGYRGHVFWDTEIYALPFFMATMPEEARRMLVYRYNNLNAARENARLNGYEGAQFPWESADDGREATPPLVPLDMRGGKTVRIYTGEEEHHITADIAYAVDLYYRLTGDEEFIIRHGLEIIMETARFWASRVRYDERKGYVIEKVIGPDEYHEHVNNSFFTNLMAKHNLLLGVSYFREGLGKSWWGEVIERIGVTEREVQRWLEIAEGLYLPPQRDDGVYEEFDGYFALMDYTVDPYGLGEGRLPEDVRENLGKTQLIKQADVIAAQYLLKDWFDLDTIGRNFEYYIVRTTHASSLSMPTYAIVASWLGNMELAYDYFMKCAYIDLKNIYGNTADGFHLATAGGLWQILFRGFCGVDFKGDTLKVSPNLPEKWKSVRLRFFFRGSWLELKVKHGEVHIKMLEGTKPIGVEAFGSEAVLQPGGEVVLRP, encoded by the coding sequence ATGAAATTCCGGTTCAGGCTTTCCGGGTATTCACCCGAGGAGGAGGCAGTCTACGGGACGGTACTGACCCTGGGAAACGGGCATCTTGGTGTTCGGGGCGAGGTTGAGCTTGAGCCGACGATATACGGCACGACCATAGCCGGTGTTTATGATGATGCCCCCTACTTTTACCGTGAAATCGTCAACGCCCCCAGGGTCGTGGGTCTGCAGCTGATGTTCAACGGTGAGCCCTTAAACCTGAGCACGCACAGAATTCTGCGCTACGAGAGGGAGCTGGACATAGAAAAAGGAACCCTAAAAACTTGGGTGGAGCTCGAAACCAGAAAAGGCGTCAGAATCGACTACGAGAGCACGCGAATAGTCCACGGAAAGAGAAAAAACCTCATTATTCTAAGGTTCAGGCTCAGGGCCAGCCAGGACGGCCTCCTAACGATACTGAACCCGATAGAACTCGACACGGCCAATCCCTCCTACAGAGGGGAGATACTCGTCAGGCACTATTCCGTGGAGGAGCTGAAATGCGATGGGGAAGCAGTGTACGCCCACATCAGGACGCTGGATGGGAGGTACCATGTCGGCATAGCGAGCTCAATTTTCACCCCCTGGAACCACGAGAGAAGCACCGTAAAGAACACGAGGCTCATAGGGGAAGTTCTGACGCTGAACGTTGAGGGCGGAAAGGAGTACGAGTTCGTGAAGTACGTTGTAGTGTCCTCAATTGGCCGAGGCGACATGAGAAGTGCAGTTCTTAGGGAACTCAGGGAGAGCAAAAGGAAGGGGTTTGAGCGGCTGTATGAGGAACACGTGGAGTACTGGAAGAAAATCTGGGATAGGGCCTGGGTGGAGATAGAAGGCGACGAAGACGCCGAGAGGGGACTTGCATTCAGCCTCTTCCATCTGGTGCAGTCACTTCCCCGTGACGGCCGCATATCCCTGACCGCAAGGGGGATACACGGCTTTGGCTACCGCGGGCACGTCTTCTGGGACACCGAGATCTATGCACTCCCCTTCTTCATGGCAACAATGCCGGAGGAAGCCCGCAGAATGCTCGTTTACAGGTACAACAACCTCAACGCGGCCAGGGAAAATGCAAGGCTCAACGGCTACGAGGGCGCGCAGTTCCCATGGGAATCGGCCGACGACGGCAGAGAAGCGACGCCCCCCCTCGTGCCGCTGGACATGAGGGGGGGAAAGACGGTCAGGATATATACAGGTGAGGAGGAGCACCACATAACGGCCGACATAGCCTACGCCGTTGACCTATACTACCGCCTTACGGGGGATGAGGAGTTCATAATTCGCCACGGCCTTGAGATTATCATGGAAACGGCGCGCTTCTGGGCAAGCCGGGTGAGGTACGACGAGAGGAAGGGCTATGTGATAGAAAAGGTGATCGGACCGGACGAGTACCACGAGCACGTTAACAACAGCTTCTTCACCAACCTGATGGCCAAGCACAACCTGCTCCTCGGGGTCTCGTATTTCAGAGAAGGCCTCGGGAAGAGCTGGTGGGGGGAGGTCATTGAGAGGATCGGGGTGACCGAAAGGGAAGTCCAGAGGTGGCTTGAGATAGCCGAGGGGCTGTACCTCCCACCGCAGAGGGACGACGGAGTTTACGAGGAGTTCGACGGGTATTTTGCACTGATGGACTACACGGTTGACCCCTACGGCCTGGGCGAGGGAAGACTGCCGGAGGACGTAAGGGAGAACCTCGGAAAGACCCAGCTCATTAAGCAGGCGGACGTTATAGCCGCCCAATACCTCCTGAAGGACTGGTTTGACCTGGATACCATCGGGAGGAACTTCGAGTACTACATCGTCAGAACCACCCACGCGTCCTCACTCTCAATGCCCACCTACGCCATAGTCGCATCGTGGCTCGGGAACATGGAGCTCGCCTACGACTACTTCATGAAATGCGCCTATATAGACCTGAAGAACATTTACGGAAACACCGCGGACGGATTCCACCTGGCAACCGCCGGCGGCCTGTGGCAGATACTCTTCAGGGGCTTTTGCGGTGTTGATTTCAAGGGAGACACCCTGAAGGTCAGCCCGAACCTCCCGGAAAAATGGAAGTCTGTAAGGCTGAGGTTCTTCTTCAGAGGCTCGTGGCTTGAGCTGAAGGTGAAGCACGGCGAAGTTCACATAAAGATGTTGGAGGGCACGAAACCGATAGGCGTGGAAGCCTTCGGGAGTGAGGCGGTTCTTCAGCCGGGGGGAGAGGTCGTACTCCGGCCTTAG